From a region of the Dickeya poaceiphila genome:
- a CDS encoding penicillin-binding protein activator, giving the protein MLPLNSVRTHAGRLVTVLLAALFLAGCPSQAPQGTATQQRIEAKAGASSDYYLQQMQQSGDDSKAEWQLLAIHALIQEGKLPQAGTQLSALPPQLSDKQRQEQRLLTAELAAAQNDMNAANTTLAQLDVKSLSPQQQERYYQTQIKAAQDHASLTLIRAYIGLEPLLQGDAHQRNMDQTWTALTRLTQQDLGSMVINVDENTLQGWLDLLNLWQTKSQVPSDLQAAIEDWKKRYPRHPAAKQLPSQLGGTPPAATAPSAENVPASGGNAIALLLPLNGQAQVFANAIQQGFSAARSGQAVLAMPVQPSQTAPSTSTAAVATLPTSTPAAPSPGVNSSVPSAASPAPTTAVIPALTTAAASTIPVKVYDTSNQALANVIAQAQKDGATTIVGPLLKNEVEQLPGIKPSLNVLALNQPEHIQPNPNICYFALSPEDEATDAAQFIHKQGKQHPLILAPRGNLGDRVVAAFAKSWQQQSGGVVLQQRTGGVYDLKQALNSGAGIALNGQPVITATSAPQPSTTVGGLTIPNQAPPIANVTSDGNVDAVYIIATPDELTLLKPMLDMRNKGPSHPTLYASSRSYQAGLGPDFRFEMEGLQFSDIPLLTGASPALMQQLTTQYRNDYSLVRLFAMGMDAWTLASNFAQLHQPGSSISGATGVLSTSPDCVVNRKLTWLQFRQGQLVPAS; this is encoded by the coding sequence ATGCTTCCGTTAAATTCTGTCCGTACCCATGCAGGCCGTTTGGTTACTGTCCTGCTGGCGGCACTGTTTCTCGCTGGCTGCCCCAGCCAGGCACCACAAGGCACCGCAACCCAGCAACGTATAGAGGCCAAAGCTGGCGCATCCTCCGATTACTACCTGCAGCAGATGCAGCAAAGTGGTGATGATAGCAAGGCTGAATGGCAATTACTTGCGATTCATGCCCTGATTCAGGAAGGCAAACTCCCGCAAGCGGGTACTCAGTTAAGCGCACTGCCGCCGCAATTAAGCGATAAACAGCGTCAGGAACAGCGCCTGCTGACGGCTGAACTGGCGGCTGCACAAAACGATATGAACGCGGCCAATACCACGCTGGCGCAACTGGACGTGAAATCGCTGTCGCCTCAACAGCAGGAACGCTATTACCAGACGCAAATTAAAGCGGCTCAGGATCACGCCTCGCTGACGTTGATCCGCGCTTATATCGGGCTGGAACCGCTGCTGCAAGGTGATGCTCACCAGCGCAATATGGATCAAACCTGGACTGCGCTGACTCGCCTCACCCAGCAGGATCTCGGTTCGATGGTGATCAACGTTGACGAAAATACCCTGCAAGGCTGGCTGGACCTGCTGAATCTCTGGCAGACCAAATCTCAGGTTCCGTCAGACCTGCAAGCTGCGATAGAAGACTGGAAGAAACGTTATCCTCGCCACCCCGCAGCCAAACAACTGCCGTCTCAACTGGGCGGCACACCGCCGGCTGCAACGGCACCCTCAGCGGAGAACGTCCCGGCTAGCGGTGGTAACGCCATTGCCTTGTTGCTGCCGTTAAACGGGCAGGCACAGGTATTCGCCAACGCTATTCAGCAAGGATTTAGCGCCGCCAGAAGCGGACAGGCTGTGTTGGCAATGCCTGTACAGCCGTCCCAGACAGCGCCATCGACCAGCACCGCTGCTGTCGCCACGCTGCCTACGAGCACGCCTGCCGCACCATCGCCGGGGGTAAACAGCAGCGTGCCATCCGCAGCCTCGCCTGCGCCAACAACGGCTGTGATTCCGGCACTCACCACTGCCGCAGCCAGCACGATTCCGGTGAAAGTCTACGACACCTCCAATCAGGCACTGGCCAATGTGATTGCTCAGGCACAGAAAGATGGTGCAACCACCATCGTCGGCCCGTTGCTCAAAAACGAAGTGGAACAGTTACCGGGGATCAAACCTTCCCTCAATGTGCTGGCGCTTAATCAGCCAGAACATATCCAGCCGAATCCGAATATCTGTTATTTCGCGCTGTCACCAGAAGATGAAGCCACCGACGCAGCACAATTCATCCACAAACAGGGCAAACAGCATCCGTTAATTCTGGCACCACGCGGTAATCTTGGAGATCGGGTGGTCGCCGCTTTCGCCAAATCCTGGCAACAACAATCCGGCGGAGTGGTATTGCAACAACGCACCGGCGGCGTGTATGACCTGAAACAGGCCCTCAACAGCGGCGCGGGAATTGCGCTCAACGGCCAACCCGTCATCACAGCCACTTCCGCACCACAGCCTTCCACTACGGTTGGCGGGCTGACGATACCCAATCAGGCGCCGCCGATAGCTAACGTCACCAGCGACGGCAACGTGGATGCGGTTTATATCATCGCCACGCCAGATGAGCTGACGCTGCTCAAACCGATGCTCGACATGCGCAACAAAGGCCCGTCGCACCCGACGCTCTATGCCAGCTCACGCAGCTATCAGGCAGGTTTAGGACCAGATTTCCGGTTTGAAATGGAAGGCTTACAGTTCAGCGATATTCCATTATTGACTGGCGCCAGCCCGGCACTGATGCAACAACTCACCACCCAGTACCGTAACGATTACTCGCTGGTGCGGTTGTTCGCCATGGGGATGGACGCCTGGACGCTGGCCAGTAACTTTGCACAGTTGCACCAGCCGGGCAGTTCGATTTCCGGTGCCACCGGTGTACTAAGCACCTCGCCGGATTGTGTCGTCAACCGTAAGCTCACCTGGCTGCAGTTCCGTCAGGGACAACTGGTGCCCGCCTCCTGA
- the dolP gene encoding division/outer membrane stress-associated lipid-binding lipoprotein → MRIYSCIAVLSACLMLQGCIGAVAIGSAAVATKSATDPRTVGTQVDDGTLEVRVSNALSKDAQLSKEARISATAYQGKVLLTGQAPTTELASRAKQIAMGVEGTTEVYNEIRKGTPISLGTASMDTWITTKVRSQLLASDLVKSSNVKVTTENGEVFLLGMVTRREATSAAQIASKVSGVKHVTTAFSYLD, encoded by the coding sequence ATGAGGATCTACTCTTGCATTGCCGTGCTGTCTGCCTGTCTGATGCTGCAGGGCTGTATTGGCGCTGTCGCAATTGGTAGCGCGGCGGTTGCCACCAAATCTGCGACTGATCCACGGACTGTCGGCACTCAGGTCGATGACGGTACGCTGGAAGTCAGGGTATCCAACGCACTGAGTAAAGACGCACAATTAAGCAAAGAAGCGAGGATTTCCGCAACCGCCTATCAGGGTAAAGTATTGCTCACCGGTCAGGCCCCCACAACCGAACTCGCCAGCAGAGCCAAACAGATCGCCATGGGCGTTGAAGGCACCACCGAGGTGTATAACGAAATTCGCAAAGGTACGCCGATATCACTGGGCACCGCGTCCATGGATACCTGGATCACCACCAAAGTGCGTTCTCAACTGCTGGCCAGCGACCTGGTGAAATCCTCTAACGTGAAGGTCACCACCGAAAACGGTGAGGTCTTCCTGCTCGGCATGGTGACTCGCCGTGAAGCAACGTCAGCAGCGCAGATAGCCAGCAAAGTCAGCGGCGTCAAGCATGTGACGACTGCGTTCAGCTACCTGGATTAA
- a CDS encoding YraN family protein, which yields MNRRITGGCYEQLARRHLERAGLTFVASNVTVRGGELDLIMRDGRIWVFVEVRYRRNNDFGGALASITRQKQRTLLHAAAVWLARQGASLDSTDCRFDVLAVTGSQVEWLPNAFGKLD from the coding sequence CTGAACCGGCGCATCACTGGCGGCTGCTATGAACAGTTAGCCCGACGCCATCTCGAACGCGCCGGGCTGACTTTTGTGGCATCCAATGTCACGGTACGTGGCGGTGAACTGGACTTGATTATGCGCGATGGCCGCATCTGGGTCTTCGTTGAGGTGCGTTATCGCCGTAATAACGACTTTGGTGGTGCGCTAGCCAGTATCACCCGGCAAAAGCAACGCACATTGCTGCACGCGGCGGCAGTATGGCTAGCCCGCCAGGGCGCCAGTCTCGACTCCACCGATTGCCGTTTCGACGTATTGGCGGTAACGGGTTCGCAGGTGGAATGGTTGCCCAATGCGTTTGGGAAACTCGATTAA
- the diaA gene encoding DnaA initiator-associating protein DiaA codes for MLERIKVCFTESIQTQIAAAEALPDAISRAALAMVQSLLNGNKILCCGNGTSAANAQHFAASMINRFETERPGLPAIALNADNVVLTAIANDRLHEEVYAKQVRALGQAGDVLLAISTRGNSRDIVKAVEAAVTRDMNIVALTGYDGGELAGLLGQQDVEIRIPSHRSARIQEMHMLTVNCLCDLIDNTLFPHQND; via the coding sequence GTGCTGGAGAGAATTAAAGTCTGTTTCACGGAAAGCATCCAAACCCAGATTGCCGCAGCGGAAGCGCTACCGGATGCCATCTCGCGCGCCGCTCTGGCGATGGTGCAATCACTGCTCAATGGCAACAAAATCCTGTGCTGTGGTAACGGTACATCTGCCGCCAACGCACAGCATTTTGCCGCCAGTATGATTAATCGTTTTGAAACCGAACGGCCTGGTTTACCAGCGATTGCACTTAATGCCGATAATGTGGTCTTAACCGCTATCGCCAATGATCGCTTGCATGAAGAAGTCTATGCTAAGCAGGTGCGGGCGCTGGGTCAGGCAGGCGACGTACTGTTGGCAATATCCACGCGCGGCAACAGCCGTGATATCGTCAAGGCAGTGGAGGCTGCGGTCACGCGGGACATGAACATTGTCGCCCTGACCGGCTACGATGGTGGTGAACTAGCGGGTTTACTGGGTCAGCAGGATGTGGAAATCCGCATTCCGTCGCACCGTAGCGCCCGTATTCAGGAAATGCATATGCTAACCGTCAACTGTTTGTGCGATTTGATTGATAACACGCTTTTTCCACACCAGAACGATTAA